The genome window GGCATGCCGCTCCCCGACACCGCGGCTGCGCTGCACGAGGGCGTTCGCGAGACCCGGATCCCGATCCGCGGGGTGCGCAAGCACACCGCGGCCGCGATGGTCGAGAGCGCATTCACGGCGCCGCATGTGACGGTGTTCCACACTGTGGATGTCACCGCGACGATGGACCTCCTCGCATCGTTCAAGGAGGATCGCGGTCTGTCGGCGCACAGGATCGGCCCCCTCGCGGTGGTCGCGAAGGCCGTGTGCCTGGCGCTGACACGGACGCCGGGGCTGAATGCTCGGTGGGATGAGCCCGCGGGAGAGATCGTCCAGTACCACTACGTCGATCTCGGAATCGCCGCGGCCACCGAACGCGGGCTCATCGTGCCGAACATCCGCGACGCCGAGGCGCTCACCCTCGTCGACCTCGCAGACGCGCTGAAAGCCCTTGCCGAGACCGCGCGGTCGGGGAAGACCTCGCCGGCCGAACTGTCGGGAGGCACGTTCTCGATCTCGAACATCGGGGTGTTCGGAATCGACGCCGGGACGCCGATCCTGCCGCCCGGGCAGTCCGGCATCCTCGCGGTCGGCGCGGTCAGGCGTCAGCCTTGGGAGTACCGGGGAGAGATCGCGCTGCGCGAGATGATGACGCTCAGTCTGTCGTTCGACCACCGTCTCGTCGACGGCGCGGAAGGAGCTCGGTTCCTCAAAGACGTCGCAGACGTGCTGGAAGAACCGGGGCGGGCGATGCTGCTCAGGTAGTGGCGCGCAGCGCCGACTCCGCCATCGCGGCGAGCACTGTCGCGGTGGCGGATCGCTGACGGGCGGCGGCGCGCGTACTGTGCGGGGTCGAGTTGATGAGGCCGAAGCACGCCTGCACTCGCAGACGCAGCTCGTCGGCGTCGGCATCGACGAGGGGGGCCAGCGTGCTGATCCACAGCTCGATGTAGGCACGCTGCAGACGCCGTACCTCGGCGTGATCACGCGCATCGAGTTGCGCGACGTCCCTGTCGTGCACGCGGATCACGTCGGCGTGACCGAGCGCGAAGTCCACGTGAAAGGCGACGAGCGCGCGCATCCGCTCTTCAGGCGTCGCACCCTCGGCGGCCACGCGGGTTCCGCCGGCGACGAGGTCGTCGCTCACCTTGACGAGAACCGCCCCGAGCAGCGCCTGCTTTCCCGCGAAGTGGCGGTACACGGCGGGGCCGGACACACCCACGGCTGCTCCGATGTCCTCGAGGCTCACACCGTTGTACCCGCTGTCGGCGAAGAGTCGCGCGGCCTCGCGAAGGATCGCGTCGGAGCGCTCTGCCTTGGCGCGATCTCGCGCGGTGACGGGGCTTGTCATCTCAGTTAATCCTCGCTAACCTGATGCGATCGGTTAGTGAACACTAACCGAGAACGCATCGAGTGCGCCAGAGCGAAGTGGCCGGCGCCACGTGGGTCGAGGAGGACAACACGATGCCCGTAACCCAGCAGTCCCTCGCCGCCGAGCTGCACCACCGGCTGACGGTGGTCGCGCAGGGTGGGCCGGAGGCATCTCGTGAGCGGCACGTCGCACGAGGGAAGCTCCTGCCCCGCGAGCGCGTGACGCGTCTTCTCGACGAGGGGAGCCCCTTCATCGAAGTCGCGCCCCTGGCAGCCCATGGCCTGTACGGGGGAGAAGCACCCGCAGCGGGGGTGATCGCCGGCATCGGTCTCGTGCACGGACGGCATGTGATGGTCGTCTGCAACGATGCGACGGTCAAGGGCGGCACCTACTACCCGCTGACGGTGAAGAAGCACCTGCGTGCGCAGGAGATCGCCCTGGAGAATCGCCTGCCGTGCCTGTACCTGGTGGACTCTGGTGGGGCCTTCCTCCCCAAGCAGGATGAGGTGTTCCCCGATCGCGAGCACTTCGGTCGGATCTTCTTCAACCAGGCGCGGATGTCGGCAGAGCGCATCCCGCAGCTCGCAGCCGTCCTCGGCTCGTGCACGGCCGGTGGAGCGTACGTCCCGGCGATGAGCGACGAGACGGTGATCGTCCGCGGCCAGGGCACGATCTTCCTCGGCGGCCCGCCCCTCGTGAAGGCCGCCATCGGCGAGGTCGTGTCCGCAGAGGAGCTCGGGGGCGGCGAGCTCCATGCCCGCCGCAGCGGCGTCGTCGATCACCTTGCGGAGGACGACGAGCATGCCCTCGAGATCCTGCGGGACATCGTCGCCACGCTCCCTGCTCCGGATCAGCCCGCCTGGGAGGTGCACGACAGCCGCCCTCCTGCCGAGCTCGGATCCCTGTACGACGTCGTCCCGGTCGACGTCAACGCGGCATACGACGTGCACGTGGTCATCGATCGACTCATCGACGCCGACACCTTCCGCGAGTTCAAGGCGGAGTACGGGAAGACCCTTGTCACGGGGTTCGCCAGGCTCCACGGCCACCCGGTCGGGATCGTCGCGAACAACGGCGTCCTCTTCAGCGAATCGGCGCTCAAGGGCGCGCACTTCATCGAGCTCTGCGACCAGCGCGGCATACCGCTGCTGTTCCTGCAGAACATCACGGGATTCATGGTCGGCTCGGATGCCGAGGCCGGCGGGATCGCCAAGGACGGCGCGAAGATGGTGACGGCTGTGGCGAGCACCCGAGTGCCCAAGCTCACCGTGATCATCGGCGGCTCCTTCGGCGCGGGCAACTACTCGATGTGCGGCAGGGCCTACTCCCCGAGATTCCTCTGGACGTGGCCGGCCAGCCGCATCTCCGTGATGGGTGGGGCGCAAGCCGCGTCCGTGCTCTCCACCGTCAAGTCCGACCAGCTCGCCGCTCGGGGGGAGGAGTGGAGCGCCGACGAACGAGACTCCTTCGAGTCGCCGATCCGCGAGCAGTATGAGACGCAGGGCGAGCCCTATTACGCGACAGCGCGCCTCTGGGACGACGGCATCATCGACCCCGCTGAGACCCGCGACCTTCTCGGCCTCGCCCTCGACGTGGTCGCCCGCAGCCCACTGCCCGAACCCCGCTTCGGCCTCTTCCGGATGTGATGGCCATGACGCTCCAGAACACTCACACGTTCGACGCGGTCCTGGTCGCGAACAGAGGCGAGATCGCACGCCGGATCATCAGGACGCTCCGAGAACTCGGCATTCGCAGCATCGCCGTCTACAGCGACGCCGATGCCGACGCGCCCCATGTGCGGGAGGCCGACGACGCCGTGTGGATCGGCGCCGCTCCCGCAGCGGAGTCCTACCTCGACATCGATGCGGTGGTCGGCGCGGCCCGGGCCACGGGCGCTCAGGCCATCCATCCCGGGTACGGCTTCCTCTCGGAGAGCGTCGGGCTCGCCGAAGCGTGCGCGGAGAGCGGCATCGTCTTCATCGGCCCGTCGGTCGATGCGCTCCAGATCATGGGCGACAAGGCGACAGCGCGCGATCACGTGGTGCGTTCCGGCGTGCCGGTCGTTCCCGGATTCGATGCCCGCGGTCTGTCGGACGCGGAGATCGCCGAAGAGGCGATCGCTGTCGGATTCCCGCTGCTGGTCAAGCCGAGCGCAGGAGGAGGCGGCAAGGGAATGGAGATCGTCGCCGATGAGGCAGGGCTCGGGTCGGCGCTGGCTTCGGCGAGGCGGGTCGCAGCGTCGGCGTTCGGCGACGACGCGCTGATCCTCGAGCGACTCATCCGGCGCCCTCGTCACATCGAGGTCCAGGTCTTCGGAGACGTCCACGGGACGGTCATCGCGCTCGGCGAGCGCGAGTGCACTCTCCAGCGTCGTCATCAGAAGGTCATCGAGGAGGCGCCGTCGGCGGGCATCCCGGATGAGACCAGGGCTCGACTTCTGACCGCGGCGATCCAGGCGGCGGAGAGCGTGTCGTACGTGGGGGCCGGCACGGTGGAGTTCCTCATCGACGCGGATGCACCGGATCAGGTGTTCTTCATCGAGATGAACACGCGTCTGCAGGTCGAGCACCCCGTCACCGAGGAGGTGACCGGTCTCGACCTCGTGGCGCTCCAGCTCCGGGTCGCCGAAGGAGGGCGGCTCGACCAGGCTCCTCCCGTGCGGGGGCACGCGGTCGAGGCGCGTGTCTACGCCGAGTCGCCGGAGCGCGGATTCCTGCCGTCCACCGGCCGGGTGCTGCTGTTCGATCCGCCTCAGGGCGTGCGGGTGGATGCCGCGGTGGAGACGGGCTCCGAGGTCACGGGCTTCTACGACCCGATGATCGCGAAGGTGATCGCCGTCGCCTCCGACAGGGAGACAGCCCTTCGCCGTCTGGATGAGGCGCTGGCGCGCACGGTCGTCCTCGGTGTGGACACGAACATCGACTTCCTGCGCACGCTGTGCCGCGACTCGCGGGTGATGGCCGGGGATCTCGACACGGGGCTGATCGACACTCTGCTGCCGCTGCTGATCGCGCAGCCGACGATGTCGATGCTGGCCGCTGCGAGGGGCTGTGTGCTGCGCGACGGCGTCTCAGGTTCAGACGACAGAACCTCCCACCGTGCCGGCGCCGTATGGGCTGCGCGCAGCGGTGTCGCGACGCGCGAAACCGCGTTCCTCACCGATCAGGACGAGGTCCTCTTCGCATCCGAAGCGCCCGACGGCCACCGTCAGGAGGTCGCCGTCGCCATCGACGGCGACGGCGCGGTCTGGGTGAGCGAGGACGGGCGCACCGCACGACTCCGGCCGATCGACCGCCGCCAGCGCATGCAGCGACGCCTGCAGGCACGTGATGAACGCGACGAGTCGACCGGCCCAGATGCCCGTGCGCCGATGCCGGGGAGCGTCGTCGCCGTGCACGTGGTCGACGGTGACTCGGTGACGGCGGGCACGCCGATCGTCTCGATCGAGGCGATGAAGATGGAGCACCCGGTGCGCGCCCCGCATGACGGGGTCGTGCGCCTGCTGGTCGCCGTGGGCGATCAGGTGCGGCGCGACCAGCCGGTCGCCCGAGTGATGACGGAGGAGAACCGATGAGGGAAGATCTGACCGACGAGGAGCGCGAGCTCGCCGCGATGGTGCGCGACTTCGCCGACAGCGTCGTCGCGCCGCAGTCGTATGAGGCCGATCGCACCCACACGCTCTCGATGGACGTGGTCGGGCAGATGGGCGACCTCGGGCTGTTCGGGTTGCCGTTCCCCGAAGAGTACGGCGGACAGGGCGGCGACTACATGGCCCTGGGCGTCGCGATCGAGGCTCTCGGTCGCGTCGATCAGTCGATCGCGATCACTCTCGAGGCGGGAGTGAGTCTCGGGGCGATGCCGGTGTTCCGATTCGGAACCGAGGAGCAGAAACAGGAGCTGCTTCCTGATCTGCTCGCCGGTCGCGCTCTCGCAGGATTCGGTCTGACCGAGCCCGAGGCCGGCAGCGATGCGGGGGCGACTCGCACCACGGCCCGCCTCGACGGTGACGAGTGGGTGATCGACGGGTCGAAGCAGTTCATCACCAACTCCGGGACGCCGATCACCCGATTCGTCACAGTCACCGCCGTGACAGGGAACGAGAACGGACGCAAGGAGATCTCCACGATCATCGTCCCGAACGGCACCCAGGGCTTCACGGTGGAAGCGCCGTACGACAAGGTGGGATGGAACGCCTCCGACACGCATCCGCTGACCTTCGACGGTGCGCGCGTACCGGCGGGGAACCTCCTCGGCGAGCGGGGGAGCGGCTTCCGCAACTTCCTGAGCATCCTGGACGAGGGGCGTATCGCGATCGCGGCGCTCTCGACCGGCGCGGCAGAAGGATGCCTCGAGGCAGCCGTCGACTATGCGAAGAGCCGCACGATCTTCGGAAGTGCGCTGAGCACCCGTCAGAATGCGCAGTTCACCCTGGCCCGGATGCGTGCCCGGGTGCACACGGCCCGGCTCGCCTGGCATCACGCGGCGCGGTTGCGAGACGGAGGACGGCCGTTCGCCGAGCAGGCGGCGATCGCCAAGCTCGTCGCGGGCGAGGCCGCCATGGACAACGCCAGGGATGCGACGCAGATCTTCGGCGGAAACGGGTTCATGAATGAGTTTCCGGTCGCACGTCACTACCGCGACTCCAAGATCCTCGAGATCGGTGAGGGCACCACCGAGGTCCAGCTCCTGGTGATCGCGCGGGCGCTCGGACTCGCCGGGTAGCGTGGCAGCATGAGCGCACACGACATCGTCCAGCGGGGGCTCTTCTTCGAAGAGTTCGATCTGGATGCCCGGTATCTCCATCGACCGGGGCGTACCGCCACTGAGGCCGACAACGTGCTCTTCACGACGCTCACCATGAACACGCAGGCGCTTCATCTCGATGCGGCGTTCGCGGACGCGCAGGAGCCCTTCGGCGCTCGCCTGATCAACTCGATGTGGACGCTGTCGACGATGGTCGGCGCATCGGTAGCCCAGCTCACACAGGGGACGCTCGTCGCGCAGCTCGGCTTCGGCGACGTCGCATTCCCGCACCCGCTGTTCGCAGGCGACACCCTCTACACCGAGAGCGTGATCACCGAGAAGCGCCTCTCGGCCTCGCGCCCCGGACAGGGGATCGTCACCATCGCGCACACCGGACGCAACCAGAGCGGAACGGTCGTCTCCACGGCCACGCGTTCGGTGCTCGTGCGGTGCCTGCCCGAAGGGGGAGCTCGATGACCTTCGAACTCGGCCCGGCATTGCTGTTCTGTCCGGCTGATCGCCCCGAGCGATTCCGCGGGGCGCTGGAGAAGGCGGATGCCGTCATCCTCGATCTCGAGGACGCGGTGCTCCCGGATGCGAAGGCAACTGCCCGG of Microbacterium sp. LWH13-1.2 contains these proteins:
- a CDS encoding TetR/AcrR family transcriptional regulator — translated: MTSPVTARDRAKAERSDAILREAARLFADSGYNGVSLEDIGAAVGVSGPAVYRHFAGKQALLGAVLVKVSDDLVAGGTRVAAEGATPEERMRALVAFHVDFALGHADVIRVHDRDVAQLDARDHAEVRRLQRAYIELWISTLAPLVDADADELRLRVQACFGLINSTPHSTRAAARQRSATATVLAAMAESALRATT
- a CDS encoding dihydrolipoamide acetyltransferase family protein; its protein translation is MIAEFRLPDLGEGLTEAEVVQWLVAPGDTVSLNQTLAEVETAKAVVELPSPYAGVVSTLHADAGETVAVGSPLIAFDVEGAEEPPVVTSGGEEKAQPNLVGYGAAPSASGRPARRARRTGGATPVADTAVLEAAPHDASPTVSVETVVERPRSTPPVRAYAKRLGIDLVLVAASVGDRVITRDDIDEHAARVGIRAEEKRAPRGMPLPDTAAALHEGVRETRIPIRGVRKHTAAAMVESAFTAPHVTVFHTVDVTATMDLLASFKEDRGLSAHRIGPLAVVAKAVCLALTRTPGLNARWDEPAGEIVQYHYVDLGIAAATERGLIVPNIRDAEALTLVDLADALKALAETARSGKTSPAELSGGTFSISNIGVFGIDAGTPILPPGQSGILAVGAVRRQPWEYRGEIALREMMTLSLSFDHRLVDGAEGARFLKDVADVLEEPGRAMLLR
- a CDS encoding biotin carboxylase N-terminal domain-containing protein, with the translated sequence MTLQNTHTFDAVLVANRGEIARRIIRTLRELGIRSIAVYSDADADAPHVREADDAVWIGAAPAAESYLDIDAVVGAARATGAQAIHPGYGFLSESVGLAEACAESGIVFIGPSVDALQIMGDKATARDHVVRSGVPVVPGFDARGLSDAEIAEEAIAVGFPLLVKPSAGGGGKGMEIVADEAGLGSALASARRVAASAFGDDALILERLIRRPRHIEVQVFGDVHGTVIALGERECTLQRRHQKVIEEAPSAGIPDETRARLLTAAIQAAESVSYVGAGTVEFLIDADAPDQVFFIEMNTRLQVEHPVTEEVTGLDLVALQLRVAEGGRLDQAPPVRGHAVEARVYAESPERGFLPSTGRVLLFDPPQGVRVDAAVETGSEVTGFYDPMIAKVIAVASDRETALRRLDEALARTVVLGVDTNIDFLRTLCRDSRVMAGDLDTGLIDTLLPLLIAQPTMSMLAAARGCVLRDGVSGSDDRTSHRAGAVWAARSGVATRETAFLTDQDEVLFASEAPDGHRQEVAVAIDGDGAVWVSEDGRTARLRPIDRRQRMQRRLQARDERDESTGPDARAPMPGSVVAVHVVDGDSVTAGTPIVSIEAMKMEHPVRAPHDGVVRLLVAVGDQVRRDQPVARVMTEENR
- a CDS encoding acyl-CoA dehydrogenase family protein, with amino-acid sequence MREDLTDEERELAAMVRDFADSVVAPQSYEADRTHTLSMDVVGQMGDLGLFGLPFPEEYGGQGGDYMALGVAIEALGRVDQSIAITLEAGVSLGAMPVFRFGTEEQKQELLPDLLAGRALAGFGLTEPEAGSDAGATRTTARLDGDEWVIDGSKQFITNSGTPITRFVTVTAVTGNENGRKEISTIIVPNGTQGFTVEAPYDKVGWNASDTHPLTFDGARVPAGNLLGERGSGFRNFLSILDEGRIAIAALSTGAAEGCLEAAVDYAKSRTIFGSALSTRQNAQFTLARMRARVHTARLAWHHAARLRDGGRPFAEQAAIAKLVAGEAAMDNARDATQIFGGNGFMNEFPVARHYRDSKILEIGEGTTEVQLLVIARALGLAG
- a CDS encoding carboxyl transferase domain-containing protein yields the protein MPVTQQSLAAELHHRLTVVAQGGPEASRERHVARGKLLPRERVTRLLDEGSPFIEVAPLAAHGLYGGEAPAAGVIAGIGLVHGRHVMVVCNDATVKGGTYYPLTVKKHLRAQEIALENRLPCLYLVDSGGAFLPKQDEVFPDREHFGRIFFNQARMSAERIPQLAAVLGSCTAGGAYVPAMSDETVIVRGQGTIFLGGPPLVKAAIGEVVSAEELGGGELHARRSGVVDHLAEDDEHALEILRDIVATLPAPDQPAWEVHDSRPPAELGSLYDVVPVDVNAAYDVHVVIDRLIDADTFREFKAEYGKTLVTGFARLHGHPVGIVANNGVLFSESALKGAHFIELCDQRGIPLLFLQNITGFMVGSDAEAGGIAKDGAKMVTAVASTRVPKLTVIIGGSFGAGNYSMCGRAYSPRFLWTWPASRISVMGGAQAASVLSTVKSDQLAARGEEWSADERDSFESPIREQYETQGEPYYATARLWDDGIIDPAETRDLLGLALDVVARSPLPEPRFGLFRM
- a CDS encoding MaoC family dehydratase; this translates as MSAHDIVQRGLFFEEFDLDARYLHRPGRTATEADNVLFTTLTMNTQALHLDAAFADAQEPFGARLINSMWTLSTMVGASVAQLTQGTLVAQLGFGDVAFPHPLFAGDTLYTESVITEKRLSASRPGQGIVTIAHTGRNQSGTVVSTATRSVLVRCLPEGGAR